The following proteins are encoded in a genomic region of Lemur catta isolate mLemCat1 chromosome 10, mLemCat1.pri, whole genome shotgun sequence:
- the LOC123645867 gene encoding 60S ribosomal protein L23a-like — MAPKAKKEVPALPTAEAKAKALKAKKAVLKGVHSHKKKKIRTSPTFRRPKTLRLRRQPKYPRKSAPRRNKLDHYAIIKFPLTTESAMKKIEDNSTLVFIVDVKANKHQIKQAVKKLYDIDVVKVNTLIRPDGEKKAYVRLAPDYDALDIANKIGII; from the coding sequence ATGGCGCCGAAGGCAAAGAAGGAAGTTCCTGCCCTTCCCACAGCTGAAGCCAAAGCAAAGGCTTTGAAGGCCAAGAAGGCAGTGCTAAAAGGCGTCCACAGccacaaaaaaaagaagatccgTACATCACCCACCTTCCGGCGGCCAAAGACACTGAGGCTCCGGAGGCAGCCCAAATATCCTCGGAAAAGTGCCCCCAGGAGAAACAAGCTTGATCACTATGCCATCATCAAGTTCCCCTTGACCACTGAGTCTGCCATGAAGAAGATAGAAGACAACAGTACACTTGTGTTCATTGTGGATGTCAAAGCCAATAAGCACCAGATCAAACAGGCTGTGAAGAAGCTCTATGACATTGACGTGGTCAAGGTCAACACCCTGATCAGGCCTGATGGAGAGAAGAAGGCATATGTTCGACTGGCTCCTGATTACGATGCTTTGGACATTGCCAACAAAATTGGGATCATCTAA
- the CDK20 gene encoding cyclin-dependent kinase 20 isoform X2, with product MDQYCILGRIGEGAHGVVFKAKHVETGEIVALKKVALRRLEDGIPNQALREIKALQETEDSPYVVQLKAVFPHGAGLVLAFEFMLSDLAEVVRHAQRPLAQAHVKSYLQMLLKGVAFCHANNIVHRDLKPANLLISSSGQLKIADFGLARIFSPDGSRLYTHQVATRWYRAPELLYGACQYDQGVDLWAVGCIMGELLNGSPLFPGENDIEQLCCVLRILGTPSPKVWPEITELPDYKKISFKEQAPVPLEEVLPDASPQALDLLGQFLLYPPRQRIAASQESACLGVLGPGLP from the exons ATGGACCAGTACTGCATTCTGGGCCGCATCGGGGAGGGCGCCCACGGCGTCGTCTTCAAGGCCAAGCACGTGGAG ACTGGCGAGATAGTTGCCCTCAAGAAAGTGGCCCTGCGGCGGCTGGAGGATGGCATCCCCAACCAGGCCCTGCGGGAGATCAAGGCTCTGCAGGAGACCGAGGACAGTCCTTAC GTGGTGCAGCTCAAAGCTGTGTTCCCGCATGGCGCAGGCCTTGTGCTGGCCTTTGAGTTCATGCTGTCAGATCTGGCTGAGGTGGTGCGCCATGCCCAGAGGCCGCTGGCCCAGGCACACGTCAAGAGCTACTTGCAGATGCTGCTCAAGGGTGTTGCCTTCTGCCATGCAAACAACATCGTGCATCGG GACCTGAAACCTGCCAATCTGCTCATCAGCTCCTCAGGCCAGCTCAAGATAGCGGACTTTGGCCTGGCCCGAATCTTTTCCCCAGATGGCAGCCGCCTCTACACACACCAGGTGGCCACCAG GTGGTACCGAGCCCCTGAACTCCTGTATGGTGCCTGCCAGTATGACCAGGGTGTCGACCTGTG GGCCGTGGGCTGCATCATGGGGGAGCTGCTGAATGGGTCCCCCCTTTTCCCGGGCGAGAACGACATTGAACAGCTTTGCTGTGTGCTTCGCATCTtgggcacccccagccccaaaGTCTGGCCG GAGATCACTGAGCTGCCCGACTACAAGAAGATCTCCTTTAAGGAGCAGGCGCCCGTGCCCCTGGAGGAGGTGCTGCCAGATGCCTCTCCTCAGGCCTTGGACCTGCTGGGGCAGTTCCTCCTCTACCCTCCTCGCCAGCGCATCGCAGCCTCCCAG